A single region of the Pseudomonas sp. B21-023 genome encodes:
- the hutU gene encoding urocanate hydratase: MTDNNKYRDVEIRAPRGNKLTAKSWLTEAPLRMLMNNLDPQVAENPKELVVYGGIGRAARNWECYDKIVETLTRLEDDETLLVQSGKPVGVFKTHSNAPRVLIANSNLVPHWANWEHFNELDAKGLAMYGQMTAGSWIYIGSQGIVQGTYETFVEAGRQHYNGSLKGKWVLTAGLGGMGGAQPLAATLAGACSLNIECQQSRIDFRLETRYVDEQATDLDDALARIAKYTAEGKAISIALHGNAAEILPELVKRGVRPDMVTDQTSAHDPLNGYLPAGWTWEQYRDRAVTDPAGVVKAAKQSMAVHVQAMLDFQKQGIPTFDYGNNIRQMAKEEGVANAFDFPGFVPAYIRPLFCRGVGPFRWAALSGDAEDIYKTDAKVKELIPDDAHLHRWLDMARERISFQGLPARICWVGLGLRAKLGLAFNEMVRSGELSAPVVIGRDHLDSGSVSSPNRETEAMRDGSDAVSDWPLLNALLNTAGGATWVSLHHGGGVGMGFSQHSGMVIVCDGTDEAAERIARVLTNDPGTGVMRHADAGYQIAIDCAKEQGLDLPMITG; encoded by the coding sequence GTGACTGACAACAACAAGTACCGTGACGTAGAAATCCGTGCCCCGCGTGGCAACAAGCTGACCGCCAAGAGCTGGCTCACCGAAGCCCCGCTGCGCATGCTGATGAACAACCTCGACCCGCAGGTCGCCGAAAACCCGAAAGAGCTGGTGGTGTACGGTGGCATCGGCCGCGCCGCGCGCAACTGGGAGTGCTACGACAAGATCGTCGAGACCCTGACCCGCCTGGAAGACGACGAAACCCTGCTGGTGCAGTCGGGCAAGCCGGTCGGCGTGTTCAAGACCCACAGCAACGCCCCGCGCGTGCTGATCGCCAACTCCAACCTGGTGCCGCACTGGGCCAACTGGGAACACTTCAACGAACTGGATGCCAAGGGCCTGGCCATGTACGGCCAGATGACCGCCGGCAGCTGGATCTACATCGGCAGCCAGGGCATCGTCCAGGGCACCTACGAAACCTTCGTCGAGGCCGGCCGCCAGCACTACAACGGCAGCCTCAAGGGCAAGTGGGTACTGACCGCGGGCCTGGGCGGCATGGGCGGCGCCCAGCCTCTGGCGGCAACACTTGCCGGCGCCTGCTCGCTGAACATCGAGTGCCAGCAGAGCCGCATCGACTTCCGCCTCGAGACCCGCTACGTCGACGAGCAGGCCACTGACCTGGACGACGCCCTGGCGCGCATCGCCAAGTACACCGCCGAAGGCAAGGCCATCTCCATCGCCCTGCACGGCAACGCCGCCGAAATCCTGCCAGAGCTGGTCAAGCGTGGCGTGCGCCCGGACATGGTCACCGACCAGACCAGCGCCCACGACCCGCTCAACGGCTACCTCCCGGCCGGCTGGACCTGGGAACAGTATCGCGACCGCGCAGTGACCGACCCGGCTGGCGTGGTCAAGGCCGCGAAACAGTCGATGGCCGTACATGTACAAGCCATGCTCGACTTCCAGAAGCAGGGCATCCCGACCTTCGACTACGGCAACAACATCCGCCAGATGGCCAAGGAAGAGGGCGTGGCCAACGCCTTCGACTTCCCGGGCTTCGTCCCGGCGTACATCCGCCCGCTGTTCTGCCGCGGTGTCGGCCCGTTCCGCTGGGCTGCGCTGTCCGGTGACGCCGAGGACATCTACAAGACCGACGCCAAGGTCAAGGAACTGATCCCCGACGACGCCCACCTGCACCGCTGGCTGGACATGGCCCGCGAGCGCATCAGCTTCCAGGGCCTGCCGGCACGTATCTGCTGGGTTGGCCTGGGCCTGCGCGCCAAGCTGGGCCTGGCCTTCAACGAAATGGTCCGCAGCGGCGAACTGTCGGCGCCGGTCGTCATTGGCCGCGACCACCTGGACTCGGGCTCGGTGTCCAGCCCCAACCGTGAAACCGAAGCCATGCGCGACGGCTCCGACGCGGTCTCCGACTGGCCGCTGCTCAACGCCCTGCTCAACACCGCAGGCGGCGCCACCTGGGTCTCGCTGCACCACGGCGGCGGCGTGGGCATGGGCTTCTCCCAGCATTCGGGCATGGTCATCGTCTGCGACGGTACCGATGAAGCCGCCGAGCGTATCGCCCGCGTACTGACCAACGACCCGGGCACCGGCGTGATGCGCCACGCCGACGCCGGCTACCAGATCGCCATCGACTGCGCCAAGGAGCAGGGCCTGGACCTGCCGATGATCACCGGCTGA
- the hutH gene encoding histidine ammonia-lyase, which produces MTELTLKPGTLTLAQLRAIHAAPVRLQLDASAAPAIDASVACVEQIIAEDRTAYGINTGFGLLASTRIASHDLENLQRSLVLSHAAGIGAPLDDDLVRLIMVLKINSLSRGFSGIRRKVIDALIGLVNAEVYPHIPLKGSVGASGDLAPLAHMSLVLLGEGKARYKGQWLPASEALAVAGLEPLTLAAKEGLALLNGTQASTAYALRGLFQAEDLYAAAIACGGLSVEAALGSRSPFDARIHEVRGQRGQIDTAACFRDLLGDSSEVSLSHKNCDKVQDPYSLRCQPQVMGACLTQIRQAAEVLGIEANAVSDNPLVFAAEGDVISGGNFHAEPVAMAADNLALAIAEIGSLSERRISLMMDKHMSQLPPFLVENGGVNSGFMIAQVTAAALASENKALSHPHSVDSLPTSANQEDHVSMAPAAGKRLWEMAENTRGVLAIEWLGACQGLDLRKGLKTSAKLEQARQALRREVPHYDRDRFFSPDIEAAAALLAKGTLTGLLPVGVLPSL; this is translated from the coding sequence GTGACCGAATTGACCCTCAAGCCCGGCACCCTGACCCTGGCCCAACTGCGCGCCATCCACGCCGCGCCCGTGCGCCTGCAGCTCGATGCCAGCGCCGCGCCCGCCATCGACGCCAGCGTCGCCTGCGTCGAGCAGATCATCGCCGAAGACCGTACCGCCTATGGCATCAACACCGGTTTCGGCCTGCTGGCCTCGACCCGCATCGCCAGCCACGATCTGGAAAACCTGCAGCGCTCGCTGGTGCTGTCGCATGCCGCCGGTATCGGCGCGCCACTGGATGACGACCTGGTACGCCTGATCATGGTGCTCAAGATCAACAGCCTGAGCCGTGGTTTCTCCGGTATCCGCCGCAAAGTCATCGATGCGCTGATCGGCCTGGTCAACGCCGAAGTCTACCCACACATCCCGCTGAAAGGTTCGGTCGGCGCCTCCGGCGACCTGGCGCCGCTGGCGCACATGTCGCTGGTGCTGCTGGGCGAGGGCAAGGCCCGCTACAAGGGCCAGTGGTTGCCGGCCTCTGAAGCCCTGGCCGTCGCTGGCCTGGAGCCGCTGACGCTGGCCGCGAAAGAAGGCCTGGCCTTGCTCAACGGTACCCAGGCGTCCACCGCCTACGCCCTGCGTGGCCTGTTCCAGGCCGAAGACCTGTACGCCGCGGCCATCGCCTGTGGCGGCCTGAGCGTCGAGGCGGCGCTGGGTTCGCGCTCGCCGTTCGATGCGCGCATCCATGAAGTGCGCGGTCAGCGTGGCCAGATCGATACCGCCGCCTGCTTCCGCGACCTGCTGGGCGATTCCAGCGAAGTCTCGCTGTCGCACAAAAACTGCGACAAGGTCCAGGACCCGTACTCGCTGCGCTGCCAGCCGCAAGTCATGGGTGCCTGCCTGACCCAGATCCGCCAGGCCGCCGAAGTGCTGGGCATCGAAGCCAACGCCGTGTCGGACAACCCGCTGGTGTTCGCCGCCGAGGGTGACGTGATCTCCGGTGGCAACTTCCACGCCGAGCCGGTGGCCATGGCCGCCGACAACCTGGCCCTGGCCATTGCCGAGATCGGCTCGCTGAGCGAGCGCCGCATCTCGTTGATGATGGACAAGCACATGTCCCAGCTGCCGCCGTTCCTGGTGGAAAACGGTGGTGTGAACTCCGGCTTCATGATCGCCCAGGTCACCGCAGCCGCCCTGGCCAGCGAGAACAAGGCACTGTCGCACCCGCACAGCGTCGACAGCCTGCCGACCTCCGCCAACCAGGAAGACCATGTCTCGATGGCCCCGGCCGCCGGCAAGCGCCTGTGGGAGATGGCCGAGAACACCCGTGGCGTGCTGGCCATCGAATGGTTGGGCGCCTGCCAGGGTCTGGACCTGCGCAAGGGGCTGAAGACCTCCGCCAAGCTGGAACAGGCGCGCCAGGCGCTGCGTCGCGAAGTGCCGCACTATGACCGCGACCGTTTCTTCTCGCCGGATATCGAGGCGGCTGCCGCGTTGCTGGCCAAAGGCACGCTGACCGGGCTGCTGCCGGTTGGCGTCCTGCCAAGCCTGTAA
- a CDS encoding amino acid permease: MQQAQGLKRGLSARHIRFMALGSAIGTGLFYGSASAIQMAGPAVLLAYLIGGAAVFMVMRALGEMAVHNPVSGSFGHYASTYLGPMAGFILGWTYAFEMVIVAIADVTAFGIYMGFWFPEVARWIWVLGIVFLIGGLNLCNVRVFGEMEFWLSLLKVGAIVAMILAGLGIMAFGFSQVGTGQAVGVSNLFEHGGFMPNGVSGLIASFAVVMFAFGGIEIIGVTAGEAKDPQRVIPKAINAVPLRILLFYVLTLFVLMCLYPWPQIGSQGSPFVQIFSNLGIGSAAAVLNIVVISAAISAINSDIFGAGRMMYGLSQHGQAPRGFGKLSRHGVPWMTVVVMGAALLVGVLLNYLIPENVFLLIASIATFATVWVWLMILVTQVAMRRSMSREEVAQLKFPVPFWPYGPALAIAFMVFIFGVLGYFPDTQAALIVGVIWVVFLVASYLLWCKPRAGGGEPVRESAELQR; this comes from the coding sequence ATGCAACAAGCTCAAGGTCTCAAGCGCGGGCTATCGGCCCGGCACATCCGTTTCATGGCGCTCGGTTCGGCAATCGGTACCGGGCTTTTCTACGGTTCGGCCTCGGCCATCCAGATGGCCGGCCCGGCCGTGCTGCTGGCCTACCTGATCGGCGGCGCCGCAGTATTCATGGTCATGCGCGCCCTCGGCGAAATGGCCGTGCACAATCCGGTGTCCGGCTCCTTCGGCCACTACGCCAGCACCTACCTCGGCCCCATGGCCGGCTTCATCCTCGGCTGGACCTACGCCTTCGAGATGGTCATCGTCGCCATCGCCGACGTCACGGCCTTCGGGATCTACATGGGCTTCTGGTTCCCCGAAGTGGCACGCTGGATCTGGGTACTCGGTATCGTCTTCCTGATCGGCGGCCTGAACCTGTGCAACGTACGGGTGTTCGGCGAGATGGAGTTCTGGCTGTCGCTGCTCAAGGTCGGCGCCATCGTCGCGATGATCCTCGCAGGTCTCGGCATCATGGCCTTCGGTTTCAGCCAGGTGGGCACCGGGCAGGCTGTCGGGGTGAGCAACCTGTTCGAACATGGCGGCTTCATGCCCAATGGCGTCAGCGGCCTGATCGCTTCGTTCGCGGTGGTGATGTTCGCCTTTGGCGGCATCGAGATCATCGGCGTCACCGCAGGTGAAGCGAAAGACCCGCAACGCGTGATCCCGAAAGCGATCAACGCCGTGCCGCTGCGCATCCTGCTGTTCTACGTGCTGACCCTGTTCGTGCTGATGTGCCTGTACCCCTGGCCGCAGATCGGCAGCCAGGGTAGCCCGTTCGTGCAGATCTTCAGCAACCTGGGGATTGGCTCGGCAGCGGCGGTGCTGAACATCGTAGTGATTTCGGCAGCCATCTCTGCGATCAACAGCGACATCTTCGGCGCTGGCCGGATGATGTACGGCCTGTCCCAGCACGGCCAGGCGCCGCGTGGCTTTGGCAAGCTATCCAGGCACGGTGTGCCGTGGATGACCGTGGTGGTGATGGGGGCGGCGCTGCTGGTCGGCGTTCTGCTCAACTACCTGATCCCGGAGAACGTGTTCCTGCTGATCGCTTCGATCGCCACCTTCGCCACTGTGTGGGTGTGGCTGATGATCCTGGTCACCCAGGTTGCCATGCGCCGCAGCATGAGCCGCGAGGAGGTCGCCCAGCTCAAGTTCCCGGTACCCTTCTGGCCCTATGGGCCGGCCCTGGCCATTGCCTTCATGGTGTTCATCTTCGGTGTGCTCGGCTACTTCCCCGACACCCAGGCGGCATTGATCGTCGGGGTAATCTGGGTGGTGTTCCTGGTGGCCTCCTACCTGCTGTGGTGCAAACCACGCGCCGGTGGTGGCGAGCCGGTCCGGGAATCTGCCGAGCTGCAACGCTGA
- the hutI gene encoding imidazolonepropionase, translating into MRTLWQHCHAATMTEGRYSVIEDAAIVTSAGLIEWIGARDEVPPVAADRVVDLGGAWVTPGLIDCHTHAVFGGNRSGEFEQRLEGVSYAEIAAQGGGIASTVRATRAASEDELLVSARQRVQALMRDGVTTIEIKSGYGLDLESERKMLRVARRLGEELPVTVRSTCLAAHALPPEYAGRADDYIAHICDVMLPALAAEGLVDAVDAFCEHLAFSPAQVERVFIKARELGLPVKLHAEQLSSLHGSSLAARYHALSADHLEFMTEEDAIAMAEAGTVAVLLPGAFYFLRETQLPPMDALRRHGVKIALASDLNPGTSPGLSLRLMLNMGCTCFRMTPEEALAGVTVHAATALGLGDSHGSLEEGKVADFIAWQIERPADLSYWLGGDLPKRVVRLGHEITH; encoded by the coding sequence ATGAGAACCCTCTGGCAGCACTGCCACGCCGCGACCATGACCGAAGGCCGTTACTCGGTCATCGAGGACGCGGCGATCGTCACCAGCGCGGGCCTGATCGAGTGGATCGGGGCCCGCGATGAGGTGCCGCCGGTCGCGGCCGACCGCGTCGTCGACCTGGGCGGCGCCTGGGTCACCCCCGGGCTGATCGACTGCCACACCCACGCCGTGTTCGGTGGCAATCGCAGCGGCGAGTTCGAGCAGCGCCTGGAGGGCGTCAGCTATGCCGAGATCGCCGCCCAGGGCGGCGGTATCGCCAGCACCGTGCGGGCTACCCGTGCCGCCAGCGAGGACGAACTGCTGGTGAGTGCCCGTCAGCGCGTCCAGGCGCTGATGCGCGACGGCGTGACCACGATCGAGATCAAGTCCGGCTACGGCCTGGACCTCGAGAGCGAGCGCAAGATGCTGCGTGTTGCCCGGCGCCTGGGCGAGGAGCTGCCCGTGACCGTGCGCAGCACCTGCCTGGCGGCCCATGCCCTGCCGCCGGAATACGCGGGGCGGGCCGACGATTACATCGCACACATCTGCGATGTCATGCTCCCGGCATTGGCTGCCGAGGGCCTGGTGGACGCGGTGGATGCGTTCTGTGAGCACCTGGCGTTCTCCCCTGCCCAGGTCGAGCGGGTATTCATCAAGGCTCGTGAGTTGGGGTTGCCGGTGAAACTGCACGCCGAGCAACTGTCGTCGTTGCACGGTTCGAGCCTGGCGGCGCGTTATCACGCGCTGTCGGCCGATCACCTGGAGTTCATGACCGAGGAAGATGCCATCGCCATGGCCGAGGCCGGTACGGTGGCTGTGCTGCTGCCGGGGGCGTTCTACTTCCTGCGCGAAACCCAGTTGCCGCCAATGGATGCCTTGCGCCGGCACGGCGTGAAGATCGCCCTGGCCAGCGACCTCAACCCCGGCACCTCGCCGGGGCTGTCACTGCGCCTGATGCTGAACATGGGCTGCACCTGTTTTCGCATGACCCCCGAGGAAGCCCTGGCGGGTGTCACCGTGCACGCCGCCACCGCCCTGGGCCTGGGCGACAGCCATGGTTCGCTGGAAGAGGGCAAGGTCGCGGACTTCATCGCCTGGCAGATCGAACGCCCCGCCGACCTCAGCTACTGGCTCGGCGGTGACTTGCCCAAGCGCGTGGTGCGCCTGGGTCATGAGATAACCCACTGA
- the hutG gene encoding N-formylglutamate deformylase produces the protein MDKVLSFHQGRLPLLISMPHAGLGLTDAVRDGLVEPARSLPDTDWHIPRLYDFARELGASVVAAEYSRFVIDLNRPDDDKPLYAGATTGLYPATLFEGEPLFKEGKTPSPEQRAVYLEQIWRPYHDTIRRELARMREEFGYALLWDAHSIRSVIPHLFDGKLPDFNLGTFNGASCDPVLAERLQGVCAEFPAYSHVLNGRFKGGHITRHYGDPAEHIHAVQLELGQCTYMNEVEPFGYREDLARPTQVVLRRLLETVLTWGEERYRG, from the coding sequence ATGGACAAAGTATTGAGTTTCCACCAGGGCCGCCTGCCGCTGTTGATCAGCATGCCCCATGCCGGGCTTGGCCTGACCGACGCCGTGCGCGACGGGCTGGTCGAGCCGGCGCGCAGCCTGCCCGACACCGATTGGCACATCCCGCGGTTGTACGACTTTGCCCGCGAGCTGGGTGCCAGCGTGGTAGCGGCGGAGTACTCGCGGTTCGTCATCGACCTGAACCGGCCGGATGACGACAAGCCGCTGTATGCCGGCGCTACCACCGGGTTGTATCCGGCGACGCTGTTCGAGGGGGAACCGTTGTTCAAGGAAGGCAAGACGCCCAGCCCTGAGCAGCGGGCCGTGTACCTGGAGCAGATCTGGCGGCCGTACCACGACACGATTCGTCGCGAGCTGGCGCGGATGCGTGAAGAGTTTGGCTATGCGTTGCTGTGGGATGCCCACTCGATCCGGTCGGTGATTCCGCATCTGTTTGATGGGAAGTTGCCGGATTTCAATCTCGGCACGTTCAATGGCGCCAGTTGCGATCCGGTATTGGCTGAGCGGCTGCAGGGTGTTTGCGCCGAGTTCCCCGCTTACAGCCATGTGCTCAACGGGCGTTTCAAGGGGGGGCATATCACCCGCCATTATGGGGATCCGGCCGAGCATATCCATGCGGTGCAGCTGGAACTGGGGCAGTGCACCTACATGAATGAAGTGGAGCCGTTCGGTTATCGCGAAGATCTGGCACGGCCGACGCAGGTGGTGTTGCGGCGGTTGCTGGAGACGGTGCTGACGTGGGGCGAGGAGCGCTATCGGGGGTAG
- the pip gene encoding prolyl aminopeptidase, protein MQTLYPQIKPYARHDLAVEAPHVLYVDESGSPEGLPVVFIHGGPGAGCDAQSRCYFDPNLYRIITFDQRGCGRSTPHASLENNTTWHLVEDLERIREHLGIDKWVLFGGSWGSTLALAYAQTHPERVHGLILRGIFLCRPQEISWFYQEGASRLFPDYWQDYIAPIPPEERGDLVKAFHKRLTGNDQIAQMHAAKAWSTWEGRTATLRPNPLVVDRFSEPQRALSIARIECHYFTNNAFLEQDQLIRDMPKIAHLPAVIVHGRYDVICPLDNAWELHQAWPNSELKVIRDAGHAASEPGITDALVRAADQMARRLLDLPLEEA, encoded by the coding sequence ATGCAGACCCTCTACCCGCAGATCAAACCCTACGCCCGGCACGATCTGGCCGTGGAAGCGCCGCATGTGCTGTACGTCGATGAAAGCGGCTCGCCCGAAGGTCTGCCCGTGGTGTTCATCCACGGCGGCCCGGGCGCTGGTTGCGACGCCCAGAGCCGTTGCTACTTCGACCCCAATCTCTACCGCATCATCACCTTCGACCAGCGCGGCTGTGGCCGCTCCACGCCCCACGCGAGCCTGGAGAACAACACCACCTGGCACCTGGTCGAGGATCTGGAGCGCATCCGTGAGCACCTCGGCATCGACAAATGGGTACTGTTCGGCGGCTCCTGGGGCTCCACCCTGGCCCTGGCCTATGCCCAGACCCACCCCGAGCGCGTGCATGGGTTGATCCTGCGCGGGATCTTCCTGTGCCGCCCGCAGGAAATCAGCTGGTTCTACCAGGAGGGCGCAAGCCGCCTGTTCCCCGATTACTGGCAGGACTACATCGCACCGATTCCACCCGAAGAGCGTGGCGACCTGGTCAAGGCCTTCCACAAGCGCCTGACCGGCAACGACCAGATCGCCCAGATGCATGCGGCCAAGGCCTGGTCCACCTGGGAAGGCCGTACCGCCACCTTGCGGCCGAACCCGTTGGTGGTCGACCGCTTCTCCGAACCCCAGCGCGCCCTGTCCATCGCCCGCATCGAATGCCATTACTTCACCAACAACGCGTTCCTCGAGCAGGATCAGCTGATCCGCGACATGCCGAAGATCGCCCATCTGCCGGCGGTGATCGTGCATGGCCGCTACGATGTGATCTGCCCGCTGGACAACGCCTGGGAACTGCACCAGGCCTGGCCGAACAGTGAGTTGAAGGTGATCCGCGACGCCGGCCACGCCGCCTCCGAGCCGGGTATCACCGACGCTCTGGTACGCGCGGCCGACCAGATGGCGCGACGCCTGCTCGACCTGCCCCTGGAAGAGGCATGA
- the dtd gene encoding D-aminoacyl-tRNA deacylase gives MKGLIQRVRGARVEVAGETVGAIDQGLLALVAVEPGDSPEHADKLLHKLLNYRVFSDEQGKMNRSLKDVGGGLLLVSQFTLAADTRNGMRPSFSTAAPPALGAALFDYLLNQAQGQHRQVASGRFGADMQVHLVNDGPVTFMLQI, from the coding sequence ATGAAAGGGCTGATCCAGCGTGTGCGTGGCGCACGGGTGGAAGTGGCGGGGGAGACCGTCGGGGCCATCGACCAAGGGCTGCTGGCGCTGGTGGCGGTCGAGCCTGGCGATTCGCCCGAGCATGCCGACAAACTGCTGCATAAACTGCTGAACTACCGAGTGTTCAGCGATGAGCAGGGCAAGATGAACCGCTCGCTCAAGGATGTCGGTGGCGGCCTGTTGCTGGTGTCGCAGTTCACCCTGGCCGCCGACACCCGCAACGGCATGCGCCCGAGCTTCTCGACGGCTGCGCCACCGGCCCTTGGCGCTGCGCTTTTCGACTATCTTTTGAATCAGGCACAAGGTCAGCACCGGCAGGTGGCCAGTGGTCGCTTCGGCGCTGACATGCAGGTGCATCTGGTCAATGATGGCCCGGTAACATTTATGTTACAAATATGA
- a CDS encoding glucan biosynthesis protein G — translation MIVSPCIAPRIPGIRLRKALLAGVALVGLMSAGQLWAFNLDDVAAKAKDLAGQKFEAPKSNLPPVFRDMKYADYQKIRFLQEKAEWAKDKTPFKLSFYHQGMHFDTPVTINEITANKVKEIKYDPSRFEFGDVPHDADATKNLGYAGFRVLYPINKADKQDEIMTLLGASYFRVVGKGHRYGLSARGLAIDTALPSGEEFPRFREFWIEKPKPKDKHLVIYALLDSPRSTGAYKLTLRPGEDTLVDVKSRVYLRENVSRLGIAPLTSMYLFGPNQPSKVMNYRPALHDSEGLAIHAANGEWLWRPLNNPKHLAVSNFSVENPRGFGLLQRQRAFSDYEDLDDEYEKRPSAWIEPKGDWGKGTVDLVEIPTADETNDNIVAFWSPEKLPEPGKPFEYDYRLRWTIKEDQLHSQELGWVKQTLRSAGDVKQSNLIRQTDGSVALLVDFIGPNLAALPADTAVRSQVSVGDNAEVVENNLRYNPETKGWRLTLRLKVQDPKKSTEMRAALLRDVPVEQPKPAKETKQDKAAAKHAHAKAEKAKAEQAAEQPAADAASTNGAPATTEKVLTETWSYQLPADE, via the coding sequence GTGATTGTAAGCCCCTGTATTGCACCTAGAATCCCCGGTATCCGGCTGCGCAAGGCCCTGTTGGCCGGCGTGGCGCTGGTCGGCCTGATGAGCGCGGGCCAGCTGTGGGCATTCAATCTGGACGATGTTGCAGCCAAGGCAAAGGATCTGGCCGGTCAGAAGTTCGAGGCACCGAAGAGCAACCTGCCACCGGTGTTCCGCGACATGAAGTACGCCGACTACCAGAAGATCCGCTTCCTGCAGGAAAAGGCCGAGTGGGCCAAGGACAAGACGCCGTTCAAGCTGTCCTTCTATCACCAGGGCATGCACTTCGACACGCCGGTGACCATCAACGAGATCACCGCCAACAAAGTCAAGGAAATCAAGTACGACCCGAGCCGCTTCGAGTTCGGTGACGTGCCCCATGACGCTGATGCCACCAAGAACCTCGGCTATGCCGGCTTCCGTGTGCTCTACCCGATCAACAAGGCCGACAAGCAGGACGAGATCATGACCCTGCTTGGCGCCAGCTACTTCCGCGTGGTCGGCAAAGGCCACCGCTATGGCCTGTCGGCCCGCGGCCTGGCAATCGATACCGCACTGCCGTCGGGCGAGGAATTCCCGCGTTTCCGCGAATTCTGGATCGAGAAGCCCAAGCCGAAAGACAAGCACCTGGTGATCTACGCACTGCTTGACTCGCCGCGCTCCACCGGTGCCTACAAGCTGACCCTGCGCCCTGGCGAGGACACCCTGGTCGACGTCAAATCGCGCGTCTACCTGCGTGAAAACGTCAGCCGTCTGGGCATCGCCCCGCTGACCAGCATGTACCTGTTCGGCCCCAACCAGCCGTCGAAGGTCATGAACTACCGCCCGGCCCTGCATGATTCCGAAGGTCTGGCCATCCACGCCGCCAACGGCGAGTGGCTGTGGCGCCCGCTGAACAACCCGAAACACCTGGCCGTGAGCAACTTCAGCGTCGAGAACCCGCGTGGTTTCGGCCTGCTCCAGCGCCAGCGCGCCTTCAGCGACTATGAAGACCTCGACGACGAGTACGAAAAGCGTCCGAGTGCCTGGATCGAGCCGAAGGGTGATTGGGGCAAGGGCACCGTCGACCTGGTCGAGATTCCGACCGCCGACGAGACCAACGACAACATCGTGGCCTTCTGGAGCCCGGAAAAACTGCCTGAGCCAGGCAAGCCGTTCGAATACGACTACCGCCTGCGCTGGACCATCAAGGAAGACCAGCTGCACTCGCAGGAACTGGGCTGGGTCAAGCAGACCCTGCGCTCCGCCGGTGACGTCAAGCAGTCCAACCTGATCCGTCAGACCGACGGCAGTGTTGCCCTGCTGGTCGATTTCATCGGCCCGAACCTTGCGGCGTTGCCGGCGGACACCGCCGTGCGCAGCCAGGTCAGCGTCGGCGACAACGCCGAAGTGGTCGAGAACAATCTGCGTTACAACCCGGAAACCAAAGGCTGGCGCCTGACCCTGCGCCTGAAGGTGCAGGATCCGAAGAAATCCACCGAGATGCGTGCCGCGCTGCTGCGTGACGTGCCGGTCGAGCAACCGAAGCCCGCCAAGGAAACCAAGCAGGACAAGGCCGCGGCCAAGCACGCCCACGCCAAGGCTGAGAAAGCCAAGGCCGAGCAGGCTGCCGAGCAACCCGCCGCCGACGCGGCATCCACCAACGGGGCCCCGGCCACCACCGAGAAGGTGCTGACCGAGACCTGGAGCTATCAGTTGCCTGCCGATGAGTAA